One window of Bacillus sp. THAF10 genomic DNA carries:
- a CDS encoding GNAT family N-acetyltransferase: MIIRGYTANDEIGWVRCRTLAFLQTAYFDNVLNKKEQYENPAIELVAELDGQIVGLIDIEYEKKERSVCSRGKGLGGMIWHIAVHPDFYRQGIGQQLLSAAEYKAKKIGLNRFEAWTRDDLWVQNWYQSMNFNMVESYYHVYFEGDEMDNKIQKNVHNLYVINAFAHYVGNEIDQFKNNKRIHQCVCFEKYF; this comes from the coding sequence GTGATTATTAGAGGATACACAGCTAATGATGAAATTGGATGGGTAAGATGCCGAACACTTGCTTTTTTACAAACAGCCTATTTTGATAATGTGTTAAATAAGAAAGAACAATATGAAAATCCTGCAATTGAGCTCGTTGCAGAATTAGATGGCCAAATTGTTGGGCTTATTGATATCGAATATGAAAAAAAAGAACGATCAGTTTGCTCTAGGGGTAAAGGGCTAGGCGGAATGATTTGGCACATTGCAGTACACCCTGATTTTTATAGGCAAGGAATCGGTCAACAACTACTGAGTGCGGCAGAATATAAAGCTAAGAAAATTGGCTTAAATCGTTTTGAGGCTTGGACAAGAGATGATCTATGGGTTCAAAACTGGTATCAATCTATGAATTTTAATATGGTTGAATCGTATTACCACGTATATTTTGAAGGCGATGAAATGGACAATAAAATTCAAAAAAACGTGCACAATCTATACGTAATAAATGCTTTTGCTCACTATGTCGGGAACGAAATTGACCAATTTAAAAA
- a CDS encoding leucine-rich repeat domain-containing protein, whose product MFPIGEQPDFIKDLNQFEEVPAEIAIQGKTKNLERLKDLSGIEKLWLFSVNQEEFDLILQSVRPKTLYVYEMRVEDLSSLELLSGTETLYLCWNTKTTKLWDLKKNINLKTLSLEDFKRINSLDPLQHCQALEELHLSGGIWNTLKIDTLEPLKQLNALKYLGLSNIRVKDESLEPLSYLINLEELEVSNQFPTEEFARLSVALPNTKCNYFTPYVKLNDPIDGKDIMVIGKRKPFLNSSTDTKKLQKYEDVFKVFQEKHKEQYT is encoded by the coding sequence ATGTTTCCTATTGGAGAACAACCAGATTTTATTAAAGATCTAAATCAATTTGAAGAGGTTCCAGCTGAGATTGCTATACAAGGAAAAACCAAAAATCTTGAACGACTGAAGGATTTGTCTGGTATTGAAAAGTTATGGTTGTTCAGTGTAAATCAAGAAGAGTTTGATTTAATTCTTCAATCTGTAAGGCCTAAAACACTTTATGTTTACGAAATGAGGGTAGAAGATTTATCTTCATTGGAGCTTCTTTCAGGTACTGAAACATTATATTTATGCTGGAATACAAAAACGACCAAGTTGTGGGATTTAAAAAAAAATATTAATCTAAAGACTTTGTCCCTTGAAGATTTCAAGAGAATAAACAGTTTGGACCCTTTACAGCATTGCCAAGCCCTTGAGGAGTTACATTTATCAGGTGGCATATGGAACACATTAAAGATTGATACCCTAGAACCCCTCAAACAACTAAATGCCCTTAAATATTTAGGCTTATCTAACATACGGGTAAAAGATGAATCCTTGGAGCCTTTATCGTATTTAATCAATTTAGAGGAACTTGAAGTATCTAATCAGTTCCCGACAGAAGAGTTTGCAAGGTTATCCGTTGCCCTTCCTAATACTAAGTGTAATTATTTCACGCCTTATGTAAAATTAAACGATCCTATAGATGGAAAAGATATTATGGTTATTGGTAAACGCAAACCTTTTTTGAACTCATCTACCGATACAAAAAAGCTCCAAAAATATGAGGATGTTTTTAAAGTGTTCCAAGAGAAGCATAAAGAGCAGTATACTTAA
- a CDS encoding SMI1/KNR4 family protein, with protein MELGHLIEKVKNFSNCKVHSPLGFPVVEKGHLLPDDLYEFYKICGRIELFTNCDYGITIVSPKEFLLANPVIIGEKAENDISSDWYIIGRDKNNDYLTIDLNPLRLGRCYDSHWEIHGVPGSCPIIANSFTEFLDRIVMNRGKQCYWLQDDYTYLGDAYNE; from the coding sequence ATGGAACTTGGACATTTAATTGAAAAAGTGAAAAACTTCTCAAATTGTAAAGTTCATTCACCTTTAGGCTTTCCAGTTGTAGAAAAAGGTCATCTATTACCAGATGATTTATATGAATTTTATAAAATATGTGGTCGAATTGAATTATTTACGAACTGTGATTATGGTATAACAATCGTTTCTCCTAAAGAGTTTTTATTAGCAAACCCTGTAATAATAGGTGAAAAAGCTGAAAATGATATTTCTTCAGATTGGTATATTATTGGTCGTGATAAGAATAATGATTACTTAACAATTGACTTAAACCCGTTAAGATTAGGTAGATGTTATGATAGCCATTGGGAAATTCACGGTGTTCCTGGTAGTTGCCCTATAATTGCCAATTCCTTTACAGAATTTTTAGATCGTATAGTAATGAATAGAGGTAAACAATGTTACTGGCTTCAAGATGATTATACATATTTGGGTGATGCTTATAATGAATAA
- the paaX gene encoding phenylacetic acid degradation operon negative regulatory protein PaaX, whose amino-acid sequence MNTRSMIFTLYGDYVRHYGNKIWIGSLIRLLNEFGHNDQAVRAAISRMNKQGWVQAEKKGNKSYYFLTERGVKRIDEAAKRIFKLKTEQWDGKWRMLMYTIPEEIRNVRDELRKELIWSGFGTLSNSCWISPNPLEKQVNDLLVKYEIKDYVDFFVSKYQGPHENERLVLKSWDLNEINGRYQQFIQDYSQKYIIDKNKIGKGQMSDAECFVERTKLVHEYRKFLFVDPGLPEELLPDMWLGNHAASLFSEYYKELAEPASRFFEQVFEDGNEIALKDKRYDVLNHPYIME is encoded by the coding sequence ATGAACACGAGATCAATGATATTTACTCTTTACGGCGACTATGTCCGACATTATGGCAATAAAATATGGATTGGAAGTCTCATTCGACTTTTAAATGAGTTCGGGCATAACGACCAAGCAGTGAGAGCGGCCATTTCCCGTATGAACAAACAAGGCTGGGTGCAGGCTGAAAAAAAAGGGAATAAAAGCTATTATTTTTTAACCGAGCGCGGTGTGAAACGTATAGATGAGGCAGCCAAGCGTATCTTTAAGCTGAAAACCGAACAGTGGGATGGGAAATGGCGGATGCTTATGTACACGATTCCTGAAGAAATCAGAAATGTTCGTGATGAGCTTCGGAAAGAACTAATATGGAGTGGGTTTGGAACCCTGTCTAACAGTTGTTGGATTTCGCCAAATCCGTTGGAAAAACAAGTGAATGACCTTTTGGTAAAGTACGAAATTAAAGACTATGTTGACTTTTTTGTTTCCAAATACCAAGGTCCTCATGAAAACGAGCGTCTAGTGCTAAAAAGCTGGGATTTGAATGAAATAAATGGTCGCTATCAACAATTCATCCAAGACTATAGCCAAAAATATATTATCGACAAGAATAAGATTGGAAAAGGGCAAATGTCAGATGCGGAATGCTTTGTTGAAAGAACAAAGCTTGTTCACGAATATCGGAAGTTTTTATTTGTGGATCCAGGTTTACCGGAAGAATTACTTCCAGACATGTGGCTTGGAAACCATGCAGCTTCCCTATTTAGTGAGTATTATAAAGAGTTGGCAGAGCCGGCATCACGCTTTTTTGAACAAGTTTTTGAGGATGGGAATGAAATCGCATTAAAGGATAAGCGTTATGATGTATTGAATCATCCTTACATTATGGAATAA
- a CDS encoding acetyl-CoA C-acyltransferase → MREVVIVDACRTPIGKYKGALKSVRPDDLGAIVIKALLARNLAVNPKEIEEVVFGNANQAGEDNRNVARMSALLAGLPVEVAGTTINRLCGSGLDAVNYAARAIMAGEGDIYIAGGTESMTRAPFVMAKPEADFPRGNMEMFDTTIGWRFTNKELEKMYGSDSMPQTAENVAKNYEISREDQDRFAIESQQKAKQAMEENRFSDELVPVSMIDRKGNETIFSIDEHPRPETTLEKLGKLRPIFEGGTVTAGNASGVNDGSAALLLMSREKAKELGVTPLAKYVTSAVSGLTPSIMGIGPVAATQKALQRAGLTVGDLDLVELNEAFASQSLECIKQLELNRETVNVNGGAIAFGHPLGASGARILTTLVHEMKKRGSKYGLATMCVGVGQGIATIVEGIEES, encoded by the coding sequence ATGAGAGAAGTTGTCATTGTTGATGCTTGCAGAACGCCGATAGGGAAATACAAAGGGGCATTGAAATCTGTCCGTCCGGATGATCTTGGTGCCATTGTCATTAAAGCTTTGCTAGCAAGGAATTTGGCTGTAAATCCGAAAGAGATAGAAGAGGTAGTGTTTGGCAACGCGAATCAGGCTGGAGAGGATAACCGTAATGTTGCCAGAATGAGTGCCTTACTCGCAGGCTTACCTGTAGAGGTTGCGGGAACAACCATTAATCGTCTATGCGGTTCAGGCCTAGATGCGGTAAATTATGCAGCAAGAGCCATCATGGCAGGCGAAGGCGATATTTACATTGCTGGTGGCACAGAAAGTATGACACGAGCCCCTTTTGTGATGGCAAAACCAGAAGCAGATTTTCCAAGAGGCAATATGGAGATGTTCGATACGACCATTGGATGGAGATTTACTAACAAAGAGCTGGAAAAAATGTATGGCTCTGACTCTATGCCGCAAACAGCGGAAAATGTCGCAAAAAATTACGAGATTTCTAGAGAAGACCAAGACAGGTTTGCGATAGAAAGTCAACAAAAAGCGAAACAGGCGATGGAAGAGAATCGTTTTTCCGACGAACTTGTACCAGTTAGCATGATAGATAGAAAAGGAAATGAAACGATTTTTTCTATCGACGAACATCCTCGGCCAGAAACGACCCTTGAAAAACTAGGTAAGCTTCGTCCGATTTTTGAGGGCGGTACTGTAACAGCTGGGAATGCGTCAGGAGTGAATGACGGGTCTGCTGCATTACTACTAATGAGCAGGGAAAAAGCAAAGGAACTTGGTGTCACCCCCCTAGCAAAATATGTGACTTCTGCCGTTTCAGGATTAACACCATCCATTATGGGGATTGGTCCTGTAGCAGCAACGCAAAAAGCGTTACAGCGGGCAGGATTAACCGTAGGTGACCTAGATCTTGTCGAACTAAATGAAGCCTTTGCCTCACAAAGCCTAGAGTGTATCAAACAGCTTGAATTAAACAGAGAAACGGTAAATGTCAACGGTGGTGCCATTGCTTTTGGTCACCCACTTGGAGCAAGTGGAGCTAGAATCCTAACCACTCTCGTGCATGAAATGAAAAAACGAGGCTCCAAGTATGGTTTGGCTACCATGTGCGTAGGTGTCGGCCAAGGAATTGCAACAATCGTTGAAGGAATAGAGGAATCATAG
- a CDS encoding 3-hydroxyacyl-CoA dehydrogenase, with the protein MEKIVVIGSGVMGRGIAYVSALGGYQTTLVDVSDQQLNSAKVELEKINEKGIERGKVTDSQLTMFRENLFYSTSLKDSCDNASLIIEAVPENMAIKKSVFEQIDAIAPATCYFASNTSTMSPTEIASFTKRPEKVIAMHFFNPVHKMKLVEIVRGLETSDETAAYIRQVAENMGKETVVVNEFPGFVTSRISALVGNEAFYMLQEGVGSPEEIDKAIKLGLNYPMGPFELGDLVGLDTRLNNLKYLHEKLGEKYRPAPLLEKYVKAGRLGRKSGKGVYDYENNN; encoded by the coding sequence ATGGAAAAAATAGTTGTCATCGGATCTGGCGTGATGGGGCGTGGCATTGCTTACGTAAGCGCCCTTGGTGGCTATCAAACGACGCTTGTGGATGTAAGTGACCAACAGCTTAACAGTGCCAAAGTCGAGCTTGAAAAAATCAATGAAAAGGGAATAGAAAGAGGAAAAGTAACAGATTCACAACTTACAATGTTTCGTGAAAATCTCTTTTATTCTACTAGCTTAAAAGATTCTTGTGATAATGCTAGCCTTATCATTGAAGCTGTCCCTGAAAATATGGCCATTAAAAAATCAGTGTTTGAACAAATAGATGCGATAGCTCCTGCGACGTGTTATTTTGCATCGAACACTTCCACTATGAGTCCTACCGAAATTGCTAGTTTCACAAAGCGGCCAGAAAAAGTAATTGCGATGCATTTTTTCAATCCTGTCCATAAAATGAAGCTCGTTGAAATTGTCAGAGGTCTTGAAACAAGTGATGAAACAGCTGCTTATATTCGACAGGTTGCGGAAAATATGGGTAAGGAAACCGTTGTAGTCAATGAGTTCCCAGGATTTGTAACTAGTCGTATCAGTGCCCTTGTTGGGAATGAAGCCTTTTATATGCTTCAAGAAGGGGTAGGTTCACCAGAAGAAATTGATAAAGCCATTAAATTAGGCTTGAATTATCCTATGGGACCGTTTGAGCTTGGTGATCTTGTTGGCCTTGATACACGACTAAATAATTTAAAATATCTTCACGAAAAGCTTGGCGAAAAATACAGACCTGCTCCATTACTTGAAAAATACGTAAAAGCAGGACGTCTCGGACGGAAATCAGGTAAAGGTGTATACGATTACGAAAATAACAACTAA
- a CDS encoding aldehyde dehydrogenase, giving the protein MATVKEEKMEMLQMKRDSYQLIIGGQRMDSVSGETFTTYNPATGEAIATIAKAGKEDAEKAIQAARLAFDKGKWKLAPLNKRARTLNKIASIMRSRFNELVELEILDTGKSLSAAQGQVMQAIEDFEFYAGAIVGHRGAVNNVPGQFQNFTEKEPVGVCAQIIPWNYPLMMAAWKIAPAIAVGCSVIVKPATLTPLTAIVVGEICVEAGVPEGVVNIIPGAGSEVGNYLVEHPNVDKVAFTGSTPIGKDIMEKASQTLKRVTLELGGKSPNVVFEDADIDAAVDGSLFGIFYNTGQSCEARSRLYVHESIYDVFMEKFVEKAKKLQLGDPFAKETHIGAVINQAQLDVIDGYVQSAKEDGANVVLGGKVANVEGYENGYWYEPTIITGVTHEMKAVKEEIFGPVVVVMPFSDEKEAVKLANDSEYGLGSAIWTTNHARATRVAKQIQAGIVMVNCPFSAFPGTPFGGYKQSGFGRELCIETLDLYTETKSIISYFGSRPLNPFGV; this is encoded by the coding sequence ATGGCAACTGTAAAAGAAGAAAAAATGGAAATGTTACAAATGAAGCGTGACTCCTATCAACTAATTATCGGTGGCCAGAGAATGGACAGCGTCTCAGGAGAAACATTTACTACTTACAACCCTGCAACAGGTGAAGCGATTGCAACAATTGCAAAAGCTGGGAAAGAAGATGCGGAAAAAGCGATCCAAGCCGCGCGTCTTGCTTTTGACAAAGGAAAATGGAAACTTGCACCGTTAAACAAAAGAGCAAGAACCTTAAATAAAATTGCTTCGATCATGCGCTCTCGTTTTAATGAACTAGTAGAGTTAGAGATTCTAGACACAGGGAAATCGTTATCTGCTGCCCAAGGTCAGGTAATGCAAGCCATTGAAGACTTCGAATTCTATGCTGGAGCCATTGTTGGCCATCGTGGTGCCGTTAATAATGTGCCAGGACAATTCCAAAACTTCACAGAAAAAGAACCAGTTGGCGTTTGCGCACAAATCATTCCATGGAACTACCCATTAATGATGGCAGCGTGGAAAATCGCACCTGCCATTGCAGTTGGATGTTCGGTTATAGTAAAACCTGCTACCTTAACTCCTTTAACGGCAATTGTAGTAGGCGAAATCTGCGTGGAAGCTGGTGTTCCAGAAGGAGTGGTAAACATCATTCCTGGAGCAGGCTCTGAGGTTGGTAACTATCTAGTAGAGCATCCAAATGTCGATAAAGTTGCTTTTACAGGCTCCACGCCAATCGGTAAAGACATTATGGAAAAAGCTTCTCAAACGTTAAAGCGTGTAACGCTTGAGCTTGGTGGAAAATCTCCAAATGTTGTGTTTGAAGATGCAGATATCGATGCAGCAGTGGATGGTTCCTTGTTTGGTATTTTCTATAACACCGGTCAATCTTGTGAAGCACGCTCCCGTTTATATGTCCACGAAAGCATTTATGATGTGTTCATGGAAAAATTCGTGGAAAAAGCTAAGAAGCTTCAATTGGGAGATCCTTTTGCGAAGGAAACACATATCGGGGCGGTTATCAATCAAGCCCAGCTTGATGTGATAGATGGGTATGTTCAATCTGCCAAAGAAGATGGCGCAAACGTTGTACTTGGTGGCAAGGTTGCAAATGTAGAAGGCTATGAAAATGGATATTGGTATGAGCCGACCATCATTACAGGAGTTACCCATGAAATGAAAGCAGTAAAAGAAGAAATCTTCGGACCAGTTGTTGTCGTGATGCCGTTTAGTGACGAAAAGGAAGCAGTAAAACTAGCAAATGATAGCGAATATGGCCTTGGCTCAGCAATTTGGACTACAAACCATGCTCGTGCAACACGCGTTGCAAAACAAATCCAAGCTGGAATCGTTATGGTGAATTGCCCATTCTCCGCATTCCCTGGGACTCCATTTGGAGGATATAAGCAATCTGGTTTCGGACGTGAGCTTTGCATTGAAACATTAGACTTATACACAGAAACAAAAAGTATTATTTCCTACTTTGGAAGCCGTCCACTAAATCCGTTCGGTGTCTAA
- a CDS encoding enoyl-CoA hydratase-related protein, which produces MFETIRVELKNNVAWIIMNRPDKLNAFTEQMNKEIAKALKQANSDSETRAVVITGEGRAFSSGQDLAEVDENMDHGEVLRTRYGPMMKALATCEKPVIAAVNGVAAGAGFSLALACDFRLVSEKASFVQAFIHVGLVPDSGNLYFLPKLIGNAKALELAVFGEKVKADEAKELGLATKVFSMDEWESEVSRFAERIASMPTQAIALIKRSISAGWNMNYDDYLEHEAYCQRIAGLSIDHKEGVTSFIEKRKPAFQGK; this is translated from the coding sequence ATGTTTGAAACCATTCGTGTGGAACTAAAAAACAATGTTGCTTGGATCATCATGAACAGACCAGATAAGCTGAATGCTTTTACAGAGCAAATGAACAAAGAGATTGCAAAGGCACTAAAACAAGCAAATTCTGATTCTGAAACAAGAGCGGTTGTTATTACAGGCGAAGGAAGAGCTTTCTCCTCTGGTCAAGACCTTGCAGAAGTAGACGAGAACATGGATCATGGGGAGGTTCTTCGCACAAGATACGGGCCAATGATGAAAGCGCTTGCTACATGTGAGAAGCCTGTGATTGCTGCTGTGAATGGCGTCGCAGCTGGAGCGGGGTTCAGCTTGGCTCTTGCATGCGACTTTCGCTTAGTTTCTGAAAAGGCGAGCTTTGTACAGGCATTTATCCATGTAGGCCTTGTCCCTGACTCAGGTAACCTTTATTTTCTCCCTAAGCTCATTGGCAATGCCAAAGCATTAGAACTTGCTGTATTTGGTGAAAAAGTAAAAGCGGACGAAGCCAAAGAACTAGGGCTAGCAACCAAGGTTTTCTCTATGGATGAATGGGAATCAGAAGTGTCACGATTTGCCGAGCGTATCGCCTCGATGCCAACTCAAGCCATCGCACTAATTAAACGTTCTATTAGCGCAGGCTGGAACATGAACTATGATGACTATTTAGAACATGAAGCATATTGCCAACGAATTGCCGGACTTTCTATAGATCATAAAGAAGGAGTTACTTCTTTTATCGAGAAAAGAAAGCCCGCTTTCCAAGGTAAATAA
- a CDS encoding enoyl-CoA hydratase/isomerase family protein: MNKELGFIEVSVEGSIGIIKLNRPKVLNAINRPMVTEIVTTMEEFDRNDEVKVIVLSGNGRAFAAGADIDEMAEASAIDLELLNQFTEWDRLAWVKKPIVGAVQGFALGGGFELALCCDILFAGHNAEFGFPEISLGVMPGAGGTQRLTKLMGKSKAMEWLLTGDRMTAKEALHYGVINRVIANELLMEETVKFANKIAKQPPLSLRLIKESVHKAVDYSIYEGMQYERKNFYLLFASQDQKEGMRAFQEKRKPHFKGE, encoded by the coding sequence ATGAATAAGGAATTAGGTTTTATTGAGGTCTCAGTTGAAGGCAGTATCGGGATCATCAAATTAAACCGTCCAAAGGTGTTAAATGCGATTAATCGTCCAATGGTAACAGAAATTGTGACCACCATGGAAGAATTTGATCGAAATGATGAGGTAAAAGTGATTGTTCTCTCAGGAAACGGCCGGGCTTTTGCAGCAGGCGCTGATATTGACGAGATGGCAGAAGCAAGCGCCATCGACCTTGAATTATTAAATCAATTTACCGAATGGGACCGTCTTGCTTGGGTGAAAAAACCAATAGTTGGTGCGGTTCAGGGCTTTGCACTTGGTGGCGGCTTTGAGCTTGCGCTTTGCTGTGACATTCTTTTTGCAGGGCACAATGCTGAATTTGGTTTTCCGGAAATCAGCCTTGGTGTGATGCCTGGGGCTGGTGGGACACAACGGTTAACCAAGCTAATGGGAAAATCAAAAGCAATGGAATGGCTCTTAACTGGTGACAGAATGACCGCAAAGGAAGCTTTGCATTATGGTGTCATTAATCGAGTAATCGCAAACGAACTTCTAATGGAAGAAACAGTAAAGTTTGCTAACAAGATTGCTAAGCAACCTCCGCTTTCCTTGCGCCTGATAAAGGAATCCGTTCATAAAGCAGTGGATTATTCCATTTATGAAGGAATGCAATATGAAAGAAAGAATTTTTATTTGCTTTTTGCCTCACAAGATCAAAAAGAAGGAATGCGTGCTTTTCAGGAAAAGCGCAAGCCACACTTTAAAGGCGAATAA
- a CDS encoding EthD family reductase, translating into MVKLIALYKHPENKEAFDQHYFDTHAPITAKIPGLRKMEVTKVVGSPMGGEGKYYLMCEMYYDSHDALKTAMRTDEAKASGKDLMKFAGDLVTLMIGEEVNE; encoded by the coding sequence ATGGTAAAACTTATCGCACTTTACAAACACCCGGAAAACAAAGAAGCTTTTGATCAACATTATTTTGATACACATGCACCGATTACGGCAAAGATCCCTGGTCTTCGCAAGATGGAAGTGACAAAAGTAGTTGGTAGTCCAATGGGTGGCGAAGGAAAATATTATTTAATGTGTGAAATGTATTACGACAGTCATGATGCACTAAAAACAGCAATGAGAACAGATGAGGCTAAGGCTTCTGGAAAGGATCTTATGAAGTTTGCAGGTGACCTTGTAACATTGATGATTGGTGAAGAAGTGAATGAATAA
- the paaD gene encoding 1,2-phenylacetyl-CoA epoxidase subunit PaaD yields MQTNNNEIWAALQKVKDPEIDSISIVDLGMVEEVKLDGECLEIKLLPTFMGCPALDIIKKNLEKELSCLEGVKEMKVEFIYQPPWTSDRITEEGRKNLIEFGIAPPPLMDETGQWHVDCPYCGSTYTTLDNIFGPTACRSILYCKGCKNPFEAMKPVSTMM; encoded by the coding sequence ATGCAAACAAATAACAACGAAATATGGGCAGCACTACAGAAAGTGAAGGACCCCGAGATTGATTCTATCAGTATCGTAGACCTTGGAATGGTGGAAGAAGTAAAACTGGATGGCGAGTGTTTGGAAATAAAATTGCTTCCAACCTTTATGGGGTGCCCAGCACTAGACATTATTAAGAAAAATCTAGAAAAAGAACTAAGCTGTTTAGAAGGGGTAAAAGAGATGAAGGTGGAATTTATATACCAGCCACCCTGGACATCTGACAGAATTACAGAAGAGGGCAGAAAGAATCTAATCGAATTTGGAATCGCTCCGCCACCTCTGATGGATGAAACAGGACAATGGCATGTAGATTGCCCTTATTGTGGCTCCACCTATACTACCTTAGATAACATCTTTGGGCCTACCGCCTGCAGAAGTATTCTTTATTGCAAGGGCTGCAAGAACCCCTTTGAAGCAATGAAACCTGTATCAACCATGATGTAA
- the paaC gene encoding 1,2-phenylacetyl-CoA epoxidase subunit PaaC translates to MIITSPAEAKQNSEYYQALTSLLFQLADDDFIIAYRGSEWLGLAPHIEEDVAFSSINQDTMGHASMFYQLLEELGEGNMDVLAHGRSVKERVNAILLEKVNGSGTYLTEPKYDWAFTVVRNCFYTMLKKIKVESLKNSSYEPLKHIAIKVNMELYYHLLHWKTWFVQLCNANGDAKSRMVAAIQLVMEEFEGVIHLGPSGEKMTSFNLLDSEDALRQRFVSELSAMFERANLSLETNTKMKSGNGRNGEHTSDLEEALKTLAEVYNSDPAAVW, encoded by the coding sequence ATGATTATTACAAGCCCTGCAGAGGCGAAACAAAATTCTGAGTATTATCAAGCTCTAACTTCATTACTCTTTCAACTCGCAGATGATGATTTTATCATCGCTTACAGGGGATCGGAGTGGCTAGGATTAGCACCTCATATTGAAGAGGATGTTGCTTTTTCCTCCATAAATCAAGACACCATGGGCCATGCATCCATGTTCTATCAGCTATTAGAAGAGCTTGGTGAAGGAAATATGGACGTTCTTGCCCATGGTAGAAGTGTAAAGGAAAGAGTGAATGCTATTTTACTAGAAAAAGTGAATGGTAGTGGAACGTATCTTACGGAACCAAAATACGATTGGGCCTTCACCGTTGTGAGGAACTGTTTTTACACCATGCTAAAAAAAATTAAGGTCGAATCCTTGAAAAACTCTTCCTATGAGCCATTAAAGCATATAGCAATTAAAGTAAATATGGAGCTCTATTATCATCTTCTACATTGGAAAACCTGGTTTGTCCAACTATGTAATGCAAATGGAGATGCTAAAAGCAGAATGGTGGCAGCAATACAACTGGTGATGGAAGAATTCGAAGGTGTGATTCATCTTGGGCCATCTGGAGAAAAGATGACTTCTTTTAACTTACTAGATTCAGAAGATGCGCTTCGTCAACGATTTGTATCCGAATTGAGTGCGATGTTTGAAAGAGCCAACCTATCACTTGAAACCAACACGAAAATGAAAAGCGGCAATGGGAGAAATGGAGAGCATACTTCGGACTTAGAAGAGGCCTTAAAGACGTTAGCGGAAGTATACAACAGTGATCCAGCAGCTGTCTGGTAA
- the paaB gene encoding 1,2-phenylacetyl-CoA epoxidase subunit PaaB, translating into MSTKGFYKEFEVFSKRSHTSPMQYQFSLLAPNKEIALVMAQENFMRREPAVDIWVIERSHIRKMTQEEKETLQRIDNKDYRNTKGYGYLKKKWRHYEQGMLDEKEIMSWGGKKQQ; encoded by the coding sequence ATGAGTACAAAAGGTTTTTATAAGGAATTCGAAGTGTTCAGCAAACGATCGCATACATCTCCCATGCAATATCAATTCAGTTTGCTCGCTCCAAACAAAGAAATCGCGCTTGTAATGGCACAAGAGAACTTTATGCGTCGTGAGCCTGCAGTGGATATATGGGTGATTGAGCGTTCACATATTCGCAAAATGACCCAAGAGGAAAAAGAAACCCTACAACGAATTGACAACAAAGATTATCGTAATACAAAAGGCTATGGTTATTTAAAGAAAAAATGGCGTCATTATGAACAAGGCATGCTTGATGAAAAGGAGATCATGTCCTGGGGAGGGAAAAAGCAGCAATGA